In the genome of Luteitalea pratensis, the window TGCGGCCACCGCATCGAGGACGGGCTGCCGCTCGCCGTGCTTGCGGAGCGCGTCGAGGCCAATCGCGAGGTGCGTGCCTTCCATCTCCCTGTCGATGGCCTTGCCGATGTCGTGCAGGAAGGCCGCGCGCACCGCGACCTGGGCATCGAGGCCGAGCTCGCGGGCCATGATACCCGCGAGCCACGCGACTTCCTTGCTGTGGCTGAGGACGTTCTGCCCGTAGCTGGTGCGGAATCGCAGACGTCCCATCAGGCGCAGCAGCTCCGGATGCACGTCGTGGAGCCCGAGTTCGAAGGCGGCGGCCTCCCCGTCGCGACGAACCGATTCTTCGAGATCGGCCTTCACCTTCTCGACGACTTCCTCGATGCGGGCCGGATGGATACGCCCGTCGGCGATCAATCGCTCGATCACCTCGCGGGCGACCTCGCGGCGAAACGGATCGAAACTCGAGAGGATGATCGCGCCGGGGGTGTCGTCGACGATGAGCTCGACACCCGTGGCCTGCTCCAGCGCACGGATGTTGCGTCCTTCACGGCCGATGATCCGGCCCTTCATGTCGTCGCTCGGAAGGTCGACCACCGACACGGTGGTCTCGATGGCGTGCTCGGCGGCACTGCGCTGGATGGCTTCGGTGATCAGTTGCCGCGCCTTGCCTGCGGCCTGTTCGCGGGCTTCGGCTTCGAGGCGCTTGACCAGGTGTGCTGCATCACGCCGCGCGTCCTGCTCGATCTGGCGAACCAACTCGGCGCGGGCTTCGTCACTGGTCAGGCTGCCGACGCGTTGCAGTTCGGCCAGTACGCCGACGTTCCTGGCATCGGCCTGCGCGAGCTGCTCGCGTGCCTGTGCGTCGATGGCCACGACGGCGGCCTGCCGCTCCAGGAGGTCTTCTTGCCGCCTGGCGAGGT includes:
- the rny gene encoding ribonuclease Y, yielding MGQWTSLEVIGLALDGIAALALVLWVVWARKRLAADTAHAREQAAQIIASADREALARVKEAELAGKEHAHALLVEAERAGREIQDAARSTSRNAAEQLRAASERTAALLQREQDLARRQEDLLERQAAVVAIDAQAREQLAQADARNVGVLAELQRVGSLTSDEARAELVRQIEQDARRDAAHLVKRLEAEAREQAAGKARQLITEAIQRSAAEHAIETTVSVVDLPSDDMKGRIIGREGRNIRALEQATGVELIVDDTPGAIILSSFDPFRREVAREVIERLIADGRIHPARIEEVVEKVKADLEESVRRDGEAAAFELGLHDVHPELLRLMGRLRFRTSYGQNVLSHSKEVAWLAGIMARELGLDAQVAVRAAFLHDIGKAIDREMEGTHLAIGLDALRKHGERQPVLDAVAAHHMDIDWPSLEAMIVQAADAISAARPGARRDILESYVKRLEKLEDIACSFKGVAKSFALQAGREIRILVQSEQVSDEDAVWLSKDIARRIENELEYPGQIKVTVIRETRAVEIAR